CGACGAGCGCGTCGGCCGTCCCGGCTTCTCCGACCGCGCGCGCCAGCCGCTCGGCCCGCGTCACCGTGTCGGTGGCATTGGCATGTTCGGGCCATTCGACCGCGTGCTGGTGGTTGGCCACCGGCCGCGCCGCCAGCACCTCGGCCGGGCGGTCGGGCGCCACGAAGACGGTGGCGGCGTCGCCCGAGCGGTCGAGCAGGGTCACGCTGTAGGTCATGTGGACCGGCAGGCGCTCGAGCGCCCTGGCCGCCTCGCGCGTCGTCGCGCAGAATTCGAGCAGGTAGCGCAGCACGACGGGAATGCCGAAGCCCTGGCCGCTGGCGCGCCGGCCGCCGAAGCTCAGCGACACGGCAAGGCCGGATTCGTTGATGCCGTCGAGCACCCCGCACAGGCAGTCGCTCATCGCCACCACGCGCTGGCCGGACCAGCGCGTGGCGAGCCAGGCCCCCTCGATGAGCCCCGGCGGATAGTCGTAGTTGCGCACCAGAGCCGGCGCGCCCGCGCCGGCCCAGACGGCTTGCGTGCAGCCGGCAATATAGGGCGGCGGGCACCACATGGAGAGGAAGCGCGCCTCGATGTCGCCGCCGCCGGCGAGCGCGGTGAGCTCCTCCCAGACCGGCGCCCATTCGGGCATGTGCTGCTGCACCGCGCGCCGGCAGGCGAGATAGGTCGGCCGCTCGGCCACCCCGCCCCTGAGGAACCAGGCGCGATAGCCTTGCCAGTGGCGCGCGAAGAGACCCTGCCATTTCGGGCCGGGCCGGTCTTCCACAACAGCGGCGAAGGTGCAGTCCATGACCACCCGTCCGGTCAGATGATCTTGAACGATCCGGGGGTCGGCGCCGTCTCGATGGCCGCGGTCGGCAGCGGCGCCGCGGCATAGTGCTGCTTGACGCCGCGGATCCAGTTGTGGGCGCGGTCGTTCAGCTTGAACGTCTCGTCCATCGAGCGGCCGCGGGTGATCAGGATGCCGAGATCGGCGCCCTCGTAGCGGTAGTCACCGGCCCCGGTGATGCGCAGGAAGAAGGCCTCGCGCTCGGAATCGATGGCGCGCCGGTTGGTGTCGAAGCGGTGGTAGGAGACCGAGCCGTCATCGGCCATGCGGTACATGCCCGAAGGCGGCGCGTGGGTGACCCGGTCGACATTGTTGGCGGTGTATTTGATCACCACCTGCGACCAGGAATCGACGAATTCCGGCCGGGCCCAGCGCTCGTTCAGTTCCTTGACGTTGAGGTCGAAGGGCACGCCGGAAAATTCGAGCAGGTGGAACAGGAACAGCGGCACGTCGGCATAGGCGAAGGCCGCGTGGTTGGTCATCGGGCTCGCGCCGCAGATGCGCGGGTTGAGCTCGCCGAGATAGACCTCGCCACTGTCCTCGTCGATCAGGAAGTCGAGGTCGAAATAGCCGCGATAGCCCTCTTCCAGCAGTTGGTTGCCGAACCGGAACGCCATGTCGCGGGCCTTGGCGCGCACCTCCTCGGAAAAGGCGCCCTGGAACACCTCGTTGCCGCACCAGCCGCCGCGATAGGGGGTGAGCTCGCGCGCGCCGACCACTTCCGTCAGCAGCGCGCCGACCAGCGTTCCCGACTGCGTGGCGCAGGCTTCCAGCGTCGCGCCGCGGCAGTTGATCCGCTTCATGATCTTGACCTCGGCCTCGCCGACGATCTCGTCCCGGTGCTTCTCGAGATCCTCCTTCGAGGCGATGAAGAAGGTGGTGTGGCCGGAATCGCCGAAGGCGGTCTGGATGACGAGATCGGTGCCGAGGCCGTTGCGCCTGGCGATCTCCATCAGGTTCTGCCAGTCGGACACCCTCTCCAGCGCGTTCGGCACCGAGGCGACGCCCGCCTTGTTGCCGATGCGCACGGTTTCCATCTTGTTGTCGCAGCGCTGGCGGAGCTTGGCCGGCGGGAACCAGACGTCGAGGCCGAGCTCGCGCGCCAGTTCCTCGGTCTTCTCGTCGAACATCAGGAAGGTGGCGACCGGATTGCCGCCGCGCTTCTCGATGAGGTCGACCACCTCCTTGTGCTGGAGGAGGTAGTTGTTGATGTCCTCGATCGACTCGAACTCGGCATGCGGCATTTCCGAGGGCACGAAGACGTTCGGGTGCCGGCCGTCGAAGCAGTCGATGTAGTTGATGTACTGGAACCGGTTCACCCACTGGTCGATGCCCAGCAGGTTGAAGTTGGTCGCGCTGATGAAATAGATCGGCCGCTCGTTGCGGTGGAAGAACAGGCGCAGGTCGGAAACGTTACGGATCGTGTCCATGTGATGAACCCCTCGGACGTTTTGTTCTGATTCAGACGACGTGCAGCATGGCCTCTTTCGGCCGCCGCTCCGGCAGGTCCGGCGCGCCTGTATCGGCGATCTCGCCGAGCGCCGTCTCGCAGAAGACCCTCAGCCCGATCTCCGGCCGGTAGCCGTGGATCTCCTTCACATCGAGCGCTTCCATGAAGGTCAGGATGTCGGAGCTGATCGCCTGGCCGGGCACCAGGATCGGGAAGCCCGGCGGATAGGGAATGACGAACAGCGCCGAGACCACCTCGCGCCCGGCGGCGATCGCCCGGCGCACCTCGGCCATGGTCAGATATTCGCAGTTCTCCTCCTCGTAGGAGAGGAAGAAGGCCTTGCGGATGTCGCCGTCCGGCGTGGCGGCGAGATTGCCGTCGGGGCCGTGGCGGAAGCCGACGTGGAAATGCGAGAAGTCGGGCAGCGGCGGCAGGTCCTCGGTCAGCGACTTCACCCGCTTCTCGTGGATGCGCCGCTCGATGGCGCTGAGGTCGGCCGTGTTGCTCTCCACCTCCTTGGCGATCTTGAGCAGCACCTCGATGAGATAGGCGACGGAGGACCGCGTCGTGCCGATATTGGTCATGAACAGCACGGTGTTGCGCGAGGTCTTGTTGATCTGGATGCCGTACTTGTCCATCAAGTAGCGGTTCTTGAACGTGTCGCCGTCGATGCCGGTATTGCCGATGAACAGGGTCAGCCGGGTCGGATCGAGCGCGAATTCGTCGGCGCGCCAGGCCGTTTCCATGTTGGCCCAGCCGGTCAGCGGCTCGTAGTAGCTGTCGATGCCGGACTCGCGGAAGCTCTCCGGCACCAGCTCGCCGACATTGAGGAAGTAGAAATATTTCTTCAGCAGCGGATGGGTCGCCACCTGCTCGCGCAGCGTCATGGCGAACTCGATCTGCCGCTGCACCAGCTCGTAGCCCTCGAGCTCGACCTGCCGGCGGCCGAAGTCGAGCGAGGCCAGCACCTGGTAGTTCGGCGAGGTCGAGGTGTGGGTCATGTAGGCCTCGTGGAAGGCCTCTTCCGTCTTGTCGCGGAAGTCCTGGTCCCAGATGTGGATCATCGAGCCCTGGCGCAGCGAGGTCAGCGTCTTGTGGGTCGACTGCGTGGCATAGACGCGCACCCGCGCCTTGGCCGGATTGGGCATCAGCCGCGTCGCGATCAGCTTGGCATCGTCGTCGCAATCCTCGACGTCGAGCTCCTTCCTGAAGCGCTCGTAGCGCGCGGCATAGTCCGGATCGGCGAAGCGCTCGCACAGCCGCGCCGCCGCCGCCATGCCGGTGCGCCGGCGATAGGTCGGGTGGAAGCGGGCGAAGGCGAACCAGGCTTCGTCCCAGAGGAAGATCAGGTCCGGCTTGATCGCCAGGCACTCTTCCATCACCCGCTCGACGTCATAGACGACGCCGTCGAAGGTGCAGTTGGTGAGCAGCACCATCTTGACGCTGGCCAGGTGCCCGGCGCGCCGGTAGGCGAGCAGCACGCGCTTCAGCTCGGAGATCGGCACGGCCCCGTACATGGAGCAGCTGTCGAGCGGATAGGAATCGAGATAGGCGACCTGGGCGCCCGACAGCACCATGCCGTAATGGTGCGACTTGTGGCAGTTGCGGTCGATCAGCACGATGTCGCCGGGCTTGACCAGCGCCTGCACCACGATCTTGTTGGCGGTCGAGGTGCCGTTGGTGGCGAAGAAGGTGCGCTTGGCGCCGAAGGCGCGGGCCGCCGCCTCCTGCGCCTTCTTCAGGGGACCGACCGGGTCGAGCAGCGAATCGAGGCCGCCCGAGGTCGCCGAGGTCTCGGCCATGAACAGGTTGGTGCCGTAGAACTGCGCGACGTCCTGGATCCAGTTCGAATTGAGGATCGACTTGCCGCGGGCGATCGGCAGGGCGTGGAAGACGCCGGTCGGCTGCTTGGAATATTCCTTCAGCGCCGCGAAGAACGGCGCGCGGTAGCGCTGGTCGACGCCCTTCATGATCGCCATGTAGAGCTCGGTATGGTCCTCCTCGCGGAAGAACACGCGCTGGAAGATGTCGCCGACCTTGACCGCGATCTCCTCGGCCTTGAGATCGGTGACGAGATAGAGGTCAAGCTCCGGGCGCAGCTCGGAGATCTTGCGGCCGAGCAGCGGCCCGCGTTCCGATTCCGGCTTGCTCTCGATGTCCTCGTCGAGGCCGTCGAGGAACTTCCTGAGAATGTCGAGCTGGTATTCCGAGCGGAACGGAAAGCCGTGGCGGATGACGCAGGCCTGCAGGTTGAAGTTGAACAGGGTGGCGATCAGCGCGTCCTCGAAGCTCGGCACGACCACGACGTCGAAGACGAAGCTGTCGTCCGGCCGGCGCTTGCGCTGGACGCGCCGGCGCAGCGCCATCTCCTCCTCGTCGCTCATCTCGTCGACGATCAGCACCTCGAAATAGGGCTTGTTGATCTGCGCCTGGGATTCCTCCTCGGTCTCGATCTCGGACGGGCCTTCGAAATCGGAATCGAGCGACAGCGCCTGGTGCCGGTAGCTGCGGTTGGCCAGCATCCGGTTGATCCGCCGCGCCGCGAGCTGGGTGCGGTTGAGATCGCCGTGCTCGAACCACTGCACCAGCTCGTCGAACAGCTTGCGGCCGGGAAAGGCCCAGTAGCTCTCGATCGGCCGGAGCAGGGCAAGGGTCGCCTGCACCCGCTCGCGCCGCTGGGCGAACTCCGAGCCCTCGCGCGGCAGTTCGGCCATGCGCCCGAGGTCGTCGGTCAGGGCGATCCAACTGTCGGCGCGCATCTCCCAGACGCTGTGGCCGCGGTTCAGTGAGATCTCGTGACTGCGCCTTTGCCTGCGGGCCATGGCTCTCTCCGGAAAACTAATGGCTGGAGGATGGAGTGAATGCTGGCGGTGGCGGCGTGACGCCGGCCGGGCCCGTCGGGGGGAGCGGGTCGCCGGCCGGCGCCCCCGGCTTGACGAGTGGTCCGAGCGAGCGGAGGAAGGAGCTCGTCTCGGCGTCGCGCCGGTAGACCGGGAAATCGACCTCGCGGTCGCGGAAGCTCTTCAGCACCTGGCCGAGCCCGCGCAGGCCCCGCTCGCGCTCGCGGCGGACCTTGGCGAAATCGATGTCGATGGGGATGATCTGCTCGGCCGTGCCGGCCTCGTGCAGAACGTAGCCCGAGGGGTCGACGACGATCGACCGGCCGCAGCCGCCGACGCCGATGCCGTTGATGTCGAAGAAATAGCACTGGTTCTGCGCGGCCGAGGCGCGCGCGATCGCGAGCTCGACGTCGCGGTCGATCGTGTCGGTCATGGTCGGGTGGAGGATGACCTCGGCGCCGAGCGCCGCCATCTGCCGGGTCGTCTCGGGAAACCACATGTCGTAGCAGATCGAGACGCCGAACCGGCCGGCCTCGGGCACGTCGAACACGACAAACTCGGTACCCGCCGCAATGCCCTGCTCATAGGGCCGGAACGGAAACAGCTTGGAATAGCGTGCGACCACCGTGCCGTCCGGGGCGATCACCGGCGCCGTGTTGAAGATTGCCCTGCCGCGCGCTTCGAACAGCGAGCCGGGCACCAGCCAGAGGCCGAAGCGGCGCGCAATGCCGGCGAGCCGCTCCTCGACCGCGCCCGGCATCGGCACGGCCTTGGCCGGATCCGGGCCGAAGGCGGCGAGCTCGGAGAACAGGAGCATGTTCACCCAGGGAAACCGGCCGCGCACATGCGCCGCATAGCGCTCCATCGTCTGGATGTTGTCGTCGTGGCTGGAGACGGGCATCTGAACGCCGGCGATCGCGAATGAGCTCATGGGACTTGCACTGCTTCCTTGTTCGGGCCGCGATCACGCGCCTCGTGCGGGAACGCGCCGCCCGCCCGCAGCAGGCCGCGGCGACGGGTCTCGCATCCAGCGTCGAGGGCGGCTGCGGCCATCTGCATTGCCGCGCGGCCTTGGCGGCGAGACCGGGATCTCTGCACCCGGCTGGCGAGGGCGCGTCGTTGCGCCCGATCGGCCAGGTTCGCCCTGCCGCTTCGCATGGCCCTCCCCCCTCACCATTCGCCGGTCGACCCGGACGAATGCGGCAATTGCCGGTCCCGCTCTGCCGCCGGCGCCTTGCCCGGGCAGGCCCGGTGGCGGCGGCTTGGTCATTGCCGGCGCCCCCGAAGGGCGCCGGAAGCCGAACCGTTACACAGCGATGACAGGGGCGCAGCAGAAAGAACGGCGAAATTGCGCCTTCGACCAAACCTTTGAATTTCCTGATAAAACGACTGGAAACGGCGCGAGGGACGTTCGGACATCCGAATAGGCGCGCCTGGCCGTGTCCGGAAATCCGAACGGCGTTAAGGAAAGGAGCGGGAGAGCGGAAACCGCGCGGCGGGCGGCCGAAAGGCGCGGCGCAGGCCCGGTGCGGAAACCGCACCTCCCCTAACAGGTGGCGGCGCCATGTCAAGGCAGCGGCATGCCGCCGGCCGCGCCGAAGACGCCTCGCACCGGTTGCGCCGACGCCCGGGAATGGCTAGCGCAAAGGTCTCGACCATGCGCGTGAGACTGGCCCGATGACCCGGATCAATTGCGTGCCGCCGGCCGAACTGTCGGGCGCGCATCTCGTTGCCGAATACCGCGAACTGCCGCGCATCTTCGCGCTGGTGCGCGCGGCCATCGCGCGCGGCGAAACGCCCGACGACCGGCGCAACCCGGCCGCCTATACGCTCGGCGCCGGCCATGTCCGCTTCTTCTATGCCCGGCTCGGCTATCTCGCGGCGCGCCAGGCCGATCTCGTCCGGGAAATGCAGGCGCGCGGCTACGTCCCGACCTTCACCGACCCGACGAGCCTGCTCACTGGCATCCCCGAGCCCTGGCACGGCGACT
This portion of the bacterium YEK0313 genome encodes:
- a CDS encoding Pyrimidine dimer DNA glycosylase, which encodes MTRINCVPPAELSGAHLVAEYRELPRIFALVRAAIARGETPDDRRNPAAYTLGAGHVRFFYARLGYLAARQADLVREMQARGYVPTFTDPTSLLTGIPEPWHGDWQPTPEALALNRARLAERLGAMAAKRVAGSGAPGR
- the cadA_1 gene encoding Lysine decarboxylase, inducible yields the protein MARRQRRSHEISLNRGHSVWEMRADSWIALTDDLGRMAELPREGSEFAQRRERVQATLALLRPIESYWAFPGRKLFDELVQWFEHGDLNRTQLAARRINRMLANRSYRHQALSLDSDFEGPSEIETEEESQAQINKPYFEVLIVDEMSDEEEMALRRRVQRKRRPDDSFVFDVVVVPSFEDALIATLFNFNLQACVIRHGFPFRSEYQLDILRKFLDGLDEDIESKPESERGPLLGRKISELRPELDLYLVTDLKAEEIAVKVGDIFQRVFFREEDHTELYMAIMKGVDQRYRAPFFAALKEYSKQPTGVFHALPIARGKSILNSNWIQDVAQFYGTNLFMAETSATSGGLDSLLDPVGPLKKAQEAAARAFGAKRTFFATNGTSTANKIVVQALVKPGDIVLIDRNCHKSHHYGMVLSGAQVAYLDSYPLDSCSMYGAVPISELKRVLLAYRRAGHLASVKMVLLTNCTFDGVVYDVERVMEECLAIKPDLIFLWDEAWFAFARFHPTYRRRTGMAAAARLCERFADPDYAARYERFRKELDVEDCDDDAKLIATRLMPNPAKARVRVYATQSTHKTLTSLRQGSMIHIWDQDFRDKTEEAFHEAYMTHTSTSPNYQVLASLDFGRRQVELEGYELVQRQIEFAMTLREQVATHPLLKKYFYFLNVGELVPESFRESGIDSYYEPLTGWANMETAWRADEFALDPTRLTLFIGNTGIDGDTFKNRYLMDKYGIQINKTSRNTVLFMTNIGTTRSSVAYLIEVLLKIAKEVESNTADLSAIERRIHEKRVKSLTEDLPPLPDFSHFHVGFRHGPDGNLAATPDGDIRKAFFLSYEEENCEYLTMAEVRRAIAAGREVVSALFVIPYPPGFPILVPGQAISSDILTFMEALDVKEIHGYRPEIGLRVFCETALGEIADTGAPDLPERRPKEAMLHVV
- a CDS encoding Acyl-coenzyme A:6-aminopenicillanic acid acyl-transferase, with product MDCTFAAVVEDRPGPKWQGLFARHWQGYRAWFLRGGVAERPTYLACRRAVQQHMPEWAPVWEELTALAGGGDIEARFLSMWCPPPYIAGCTQAVWAGAGAPALVRNYDYPPGLIEGAWLATRWSGQRVVAMSDCLCGVLDGINESGLAVSLSFGGRRASGQGFGIPVVLRYLLEFCATTREAARALERLPVHMTYSVTLLDRSGDAATVFVAPDRPAEVLAARPVANHQHAVEWPEHANATDTVTRAERLARAVGEAGTADALVAAMLRPPLFQTAYDRGYGTLYTVVYTPREDAVELAWPGKRWRQRVADFAEGSHTVTFDLSPTATEDAGHGARPQPLA
- a CDS encoding biotin carboxylase-like protein, which gives rise to MDTIRNVSDLRLFFHRNERPIYFISATNFNLLGIDQWVNRFQYINYIDCFDGRHPNVFVPSEMPHAEFESIEDINNYLLQHKEVVDLIEKRGGNPVATFLMFDEKTEELARELGLDVWFPPAKLRQRCDNKMETVRIGNKAGVASVPNALERVSDWQNLMEIARRNGLGTDLVIQTAFGDSGHTTFFIASKEDLEKHRDEIVGEAEVKIMKRINCRGATLEACATQSGTLVGALLTEVVGARELTPYRGGWCGNEVFQGAFSEEVRAKARDMAFRFGNQLLEEGYRGYFDLDFLIDEDSGEVYLGELNPRICGASPMTNHAAFAYADVPLFLFHLLEFSGVPFDLNVKELNERWARPEFVDSWSQVVIKYTANNVDRVTHAPPSGMYRMADDGSVSYHRFDTNRRAIDSEREAFFLRITGAGDYRYEGADLGILITRGRSMDETFKLNDRAHNWIRGVKQHYAAAPLPTAAIETAPTPGSFKII
- the amiF gene encoding Formamidase produces the protein MSSFAIAGVQMPVSSHDDNIQTMERYAAHVRGRFPWVNMLLFSELAAFGPDPAKAVPMPGAVEERLAGIARRFGLWLVPGSLFEARGRAIFNTAPVIAPDGTVVARYSKLFPFRPYEQGIAAGTEFVVFDVPEAGRFGVSICYDMWFPETTRQMAALGAEVILHPTMTDTIDRDVELAIARASAAQNQCYFFDINGIGVGGCGRSIVVDPSGYVLHEAGTAEQIIPIDIDFAKVRRERERGLRGLGQVLKSFRDREVDFPVYRRDAETSSFLRSLGPLVKPGAPAGDPLPPTGPAGVTPPPPAFTPSSSH